Genomic window (Oryza sativa Japonica Group chromosome 3, ASM3414082v1):
CATCCAGTAGATATGTGCCCTGCACTTCAGTAATGCAAAGATAATAGTTTACAGAAGGAAATATGGAGAATCATTACAGGTATATAAAGAAGAACCTGAAGTATCCGACATACATACAGTATGAAGCTTACCGAACACCCCATGACATGAATTCAATCAATCACATTTCTTCACTTCACAGAAAAACCATGCTTCACCGACCATCAATCTTGCCTTTTCTGTGCATTATAATATGTAAATTTGCATCATTGGATACAACAGAGCAAACAATGGGTTCCATATGGGTTGGATCTGCATTCATGTTCAGTGGCTGCCTGCATTCATGTCAATTGATGATGTTCCATCCAATTGAGATTTGGGAGGCTGGTCGGTATTGTCAGAACAATGGTTTTGATACAGGAGTACATGTTTTTAGACTCACCGTAGAAGCTTACTGCATGGTGTACTATCAATTTTAAGTTCTGCATATTTTGTATAGTTATGAAACTTCAGATGCCAAATCATTTTCTGGCATCTGGGTGGCAACTGGCAAGGATGGATTGATGATGGCAACTGTCCATTCTACGCAGTTCATGAAAAATGAGTATACATTTTTTGCAGGAGGATTCTTATGGCCAGTTGCAGCCTTGCAGGTAGGCTTTCCAACACATGAACTCCTGAACCTTCATCAGACATGGGATGGAAACTGTGGAGTATTTATTGAACTGTCCTCCCAACCTGCCTTGCAAAGCATCAAACTCATCACTGTCAGCTGTGATATCTAGAGAAGTCGCATTGACAAGATTTTTCGAAGAGAGGGCAAAGTGTCCCAGTATTCCTGAAAAATCTGACCTTAAAAAGTCAATAGCACTCAAAATGATAATCATCTATAGGAACAAACTGAGAGAATGCAGATTATGGTTATGCATGAAATTCAAGTTATGCCGCGTCTAGTAAGATCAAGCTCTGTATCATGTAGTGAAGCCAGAATCCTATCCTATATAAGCTACAAAATTGCAAATGAACATGAGAatgtcatttatttttttttataatttccaCAAGTTTCTAAAAGTCAATGCTACGATTCAGAAAAATAGACTTCCATCAATTGGACAGTTCAGGCATACTTGTACCTAAGTTTAGTCCACCACCACTGGCTTGTCAGAAATGTATTAACTGTGCTTGTTTTGTCACTTGGCCACTTGTACCTAAGTTTAGTCCACCACCACTGGCTTCAAAAAGTCTTGAATCAAATACTTAAGTCTAATCTGAACTATACCTTTTAAAGTAAGTAAAAAGAACTGTTTGACTATATTGGGAGTTCATGGCAAGGTAAAAACCATTAATTTGCTGAAACACTGAAACTGCAACTACATAATGAACTATTGTAATAACAGAATAAGAACAATCATCAACAAATACAGaagatttataataaaaaaatagaaagtaAAATGAATAAGAGCATGCATCAGCCTATTGTAGCTGATAGGTTGCAATTAGGACTTACAAAAAGCACACAGTACGCTGATAATAAAGACTAGAAACTAAGAGTTAAAAATTAGGGTTTTAATTGCCAAATGACAAGATTAACAAGCACTACTTTATTTGCCTTTAGGGCTTTCTAGGACCAGACAACTATGGAAGCCCAAGTGGACCCCGTTTCTTTGACGTAACAAAACTTTACACAAAGCCTTACAGACTTGTGCTAATAGGAGTTATTGATTTTATTGCTTCAAAGAAGAACTcaggttttgttttttctattttattttaaggTGTTGAATTTCCGAAGAGTGTATTCTTCCATGACATATAGATGGTTAACTACTCCAACTCGATGGCTGAGAGAAAAGTGAAATCTTAACTTTCCCTAGAATCAGCTCTTTACTATCATGTCCCTTTTCTTTGATATTTTGTAGGTGAAGGCTACTCTCATGAGTAATAGATTTTGAGATGTTAATCTGTTAAATTAGCATGACAATGATATCATACTATTTTGATGATATGCCAACTGTGAGTTGCTGCAAGCAGCATTCGAACCTAAACAAAATATCCCCTAGATGTCACACCAAAGTATGCTCACTCTAGTCAATTAACTTCTTTCACACCAGCCACAGACGAATCTGTCAGCACCCTCAAGGTGCAAATAGTCATACAAAATCCAAAGACAATCCGAATTTATACATCCTAGCAGCCGGTGTCGACATAATTAGGACTAGCACAAAATGGACAGCCAAGAAGAAGTGCAACACCAGCTGGAGCTCACACAATCCAATCACCTAGAATTTAGCCTTATTTAAGCACTGGTGAGATCAAAATTGGGCAACCTAATAGCGCACTACCCACAAACATACAGAGCTCAGCACCACTACTCTCACAGGCAATCAGTCGAACACTTGGCGGGCGCATTAAGATTAATCTCAAGCAGACAGCCCACACCGATCCAAATAGAAGTATATATTGTTTGGTCACACCGACATGCTTATTTGTTCACTAATGTCGTGGTTTAGCATTCGATCAAACGAGAAACTGTTCCTATACAATGCAACAAGCAATTCACATTTCACATTGTGTTGCTGAGCCCCAAGGGGACATGGACACCTCCCCTAGTCAGAGAACTCCAAAGACTAATCTAATAGAGTGACAGGATCACCAACCTAATCTAGTAGATAATTCAAGATGTAACTATATGATGCACATGTAGGAACAGCCTAACTGTAACTGCCTCTAGTGGCCTAGTGGGTGCAGGCCCCATTGTGCTGTATCTGGAGCCACATTTCTTGATCATAAACTAAGGCAAAGATTAGGCTAACCTGGGCATGACAATTGTCTGGACATGAAGAAGAGGATGGAGGGAGACAGTGACACCCCCAAATTGGACAAAGAGCAGATGTTTTGTACCTAATGGGATGAGGAGGAAAGGAGCAGAACTCATCAAATGGTGGTGCTAGTTGGTGATGGCTTTGGTGGGTGTTGGGCTTGGAAGATTGGCACTGGTccaggtctctctctctctctctctctcatcctcATGCCCAGCCAGAACAGCGGCCAAGTCCAAGAAAAATTTCCACTAGAACACAAACTCTTGCGGCGATTgcaacctctcctctcccccctgGAGAAAAAAGTCTTTTTTTGGGGATTGCAAACCTGGCACTGTGATTCAGACATCCACTTGGCCCTCCATCAACAAAGGTTAATCATCACCaggaaaagaaaggaagaaagaaagaaagcgaatgctgctactgctactacCACAAGGAGGGGTGAAAAAGGAGGGATTTTTATTCTTCTAGCAGCAAAGAAATGGGGATTAGTGCAGTCATAAGTCTTACCTGTGGCCGCAGTTACTGAGTAGGAGTAGTGATTAGTGGGTGGTGATGGGCACCACTAGTCACCACCATATCCAAGTCCACCAAGAAACCCCATcattccatccatccatctcacTGAAAGATCAAGATTCAagcagcagatggaggctagatGAGTGCATTCCTTGCAACTCCCAACCACAACCAAGAAAGCAGTTTGGAAAGGAGTGAGGGCAAAGCAAACCCAACCAAACCCAACCAAGGTCAAGGGGTCTCAAGTCTCAACTCCAAAAGCCAATGGAATCTAGGAGGAAGAGACATGGAGGAGAGATGGCCACCACTACACTCTCCATTGTCCCACTCAAACTCAAGTGCAcccctcttcttctttcttggTGGTGGTGAGTGTACTGCCTTTATCTGCTGTCTGATTGCTGCATTTCCTACTCCCCTTTTTATCCCCTTCCACAAAACCAAAAAtccaaagaaaaagagaaatctTCCATACCCTTCTTAAATGCAAGATCCATGCCGTTGCTGTAAAGGATGTGTTTATGTATAAAAGGAAACGGACTACCAGAATTGAACTGTTCAGCCATTCCGTTCTTTTTGCCCCCTTTGCGTTTACCCTTCGGTTTCTCCTCATTAAACACATGATAAATACAGACAGGGATGTTTCGGTTGAGACCTTCGTTTTCATCTCTGCGTTTTGTTCCTTCTGAGAAAGCTCTCATATGAGAACAAAAAGCCCAAAATCTTTTCTCTTGGtggttcttttcttcttctagaTTTATCCCCATTTTTGGCTGGGCCTTCTATTTAAGAGAGCCTGTTCTTCTTCTAGTCCTGATAGTATTAAGGCTCCTTCTGTGTCAAAGAATCAGCCATCAAACCATTTTCTCATTGCAGACATCTCTGCCTGCTGCCTCCTCTTCTTGGTGTTCTGGGTCAGACAGAGAAAGCTGAGTTGTTCTTTAGGAATtgggtattattttttttgaaagcgCGGAATTGGGTATTATGGGTAACTGCTGGTTTAAAGGGAATCCATACTTTAACAGGGTTTCTTCCAATGCAACAAAATCAGGTACCACTGTCCTTTCTTGGTTTGGTCTATGTGATTATGAAGTTGCAGCTCTATGGTGCAATACTTTCTATTATTTGTTTGATCCTAAATATATAGAGAGCTACATGTTCATTTGCACTGTTTGTTAATGAATTGAAACTGCTGCCGATTTTAGCAAAAAGGAAATCCTAATAATTCGAAGGACATGCCTGCCTCAATGCATAATGAAATTACTATTCCGTTCCTGCAGAATTAGTTTGATCCTTTTAGGTGGCTATACTTATTgttagtgtttttttaaaaaaaaaatcaagtcaaTTACCATAAGTTCTCATTATGCCATGTGAAATTTTGTTTATCTTGAGAAACTCATGTTTAGCCTATCTTCACAAAGCATTCCTAATCATTTATAATCTATGCTTTAGGTACTATCAAGCCAGTGACATGCTTATCTTTTTGTTGTTACAGAATCACCTAAAATGCAGAGCCCAtctgagagaaaagaaaaggatgacAGCATGCTGCCGTCGAACGCGAAAGAGGTGGAGGAACTGAGAAGGGAGTCGGCTCGGAACCCTCTGATAGCATTCACATTTGAGGAGCTCAAGAGGATAACAAAAAATTTCAGGCAGGATTCATTACTAGGGGGAGGTGGATTTGGTAGAGTCTACAAAGGATACATCACCAGTGATCTTCGCGAAGGATTAACAATAGAGGAGCCACTGCGAGTCGCAGTGAAGGTCCATGATGGAGACAATAGTTTCCAGGGGCATAGAGAGTGGCTGGTGATTGGCCTTTCTGATTAGTACTATATTGATAAAAGCATGATTTGTATCAAGTTATTATCTTGATATGTTCTTCCATTCTTTGCTTTCTTGTTGTCagatataaaattatttttcttgtttGCAGGCTGAGGTCATATTTCTTGGGCAGCTCTCTCACCCAAATTTAGTGAAGTTGATCGGGTATTGTTGTGAAGATGACCACAGAGTACTTGTTTATGAGTTCATGCCCCTGGGAAGTGTGGAATCACACCTGTTTTCGAGTAAGGCTAAACCATGTTGCTTGTTTTGCTGAATTTCAATTTTACCTTCATAATGTAGCACTTTATCTTTTGATTACATGAGTCCAACAGTGCGAGTGTGGAACAGAATTCAGATACGAGAGAATTAAAATGGGATTTCCATTTTATATGATACACTAtgcaataaatcatttttctttTGACAGATGCAATAAATACTTTAATATGCTGTTGTCGACGTGTTCTTAGGTTGTGCCTATCATCTACTACCTATGAATCAcaatcctttttctttctagatACTGCATAACCAATGTGATGATCAATTATGCATTATCTGTTCATTTAAATCAGccactatatttgttatttgttcAAGTACTGATATTTACTAACACAGGGGTAATGGTACCACTCCCATggttcaccagaatgaaaattgCACTAGGTGCAGCAAAAGGACTTGCTTTTCTTCATGAAGCTGAGAAGCCAGTCATTTATCGGGATTTCAAGACATCAAATATATTACTTGATGAGGTagatggagtttttttttttatcttaaccGTCATGTCATATCTCATTTGCCTAACATTAAAATTTCTTGCAACTTGCAAGGAGAACCTACACTTGTTTCGGTTCTGCTGTTTAAATGTTCTTATTCAAGAAAGTTCATGCCAACTGAATTTAATGATAATGGGGCATAAATTAGAATTAGAAATTTTTCTCTAGTAAAATGTCCTATAGTTGATAGTAAAGTGTTGTTGTCTGATTTTTCATGGACCATATGGTTGCCATTTTCTTGTTTGATTCCTGAACTAATTTGGTGTATAGGAATACAATGCGAAGCTCTCTGACTTTGGGCTCGCAAAAGATGGACCAGTCGGCGACAAATCACATGTTTCAACACGAATCATGGGAACCTACGGTTATGCAGCCCCGGAGTACATCATGACAGGTAGTGCCATCTTCATCTTGCATCTCTAAATGAACAATAAGCCTAGTTATCACCAGTTAACATCCTAGCCAATTTAGGTTGATGCCAATAGCTCAATGCCTCAATGCCAACTGAACTTGGCCTGCCACTGTAGACATGACCTGATCCCTTGACACTGAACAAAACAAAGGGCATTGCTAGATCAGTATCTGAATCTTGAACAGACTAATATACTTCTACTTCACCTGACCAATGTTCTGTTTTTTCTGCTACTTCAGGGCATCTGACAGCGATGAGCGACGTATACAGCTACGGGGTCGTGCTCCTTGAGCTCTTGACAGGGCGCAAATCATTGGACAAGTCCAGGCCAGTCAGGGAGCAGACATTGGCAGACTGGGCATTCCCAATGCTGATACAGAAGAAGAAGGTTCTTGGCATAGTAGACCCCAGGCTCGCCGAGGACTACCCGGTGAAGGCAGTCCAGAAGACGGCGATGCTGGCCTACCATTGCCTCAACCGCAACCCCAAGGCTAGGCCGTTGATGCGCGACATTGTCGCCACCTTGGAGCCTCTTCAGCAGATGGAGGAGGATCCCAGTATCAGTTTGGTTAGTGGCACTGAAGTGTGAGAGCTTCAtcttgttcagacttcagagaaaCAAAGATGCCATATCACCATATGTTTGATCATAGTAGCTAATTGAGTGCTTGGTCTGTATATAGTAGGTAATTGAGTTTTGCTAAGAAGGTATATGTAATATAGTATCATTTTAGGTTTGTTTGTGTATCTAATGTTTGACATGGGAAGTGGTTTTTTACCCTTCGAGGAGATGTCCTCTTATCTTATGTACCTTTACCTTTTataaactaggtgaaaccccgcgcattgctgcgggaatttagtatgataacaaaaaaaataacgtgtaagatagctagataacatcagattaagtaaattaatatggtttatgataatttaaatttaaatagtatgtaaaTGGTGATtgaaacgtaaaaagtaaggtggtatgattttatggaagaaaaaaagtagggagatagtttggactgtagattaatcatctaaaggctaaaaccaattgatgtgatatgacttaattagaggaaaaaaggagaaagataatttggaccatagattaatcatttaagcactaactaagtgaggatgaactatataagtatataagaTATACAttaaaacattatgtgaattatgttggatgataatttaacatgtttatatttgaaaagctcttaaattataataactataaaaatatagcatgtttgcataatgtttaaatgtgatgatttgttagtggatgatgatgtatcatcttgttaattagtggatgatgatgtgccatcttgttagtgaatgatgatgtgacatctttgcatgttaagtttaaggagttagtgggggataactttatagtaagataggatacaATACAAATTgttattaaaatttattaaaatttgacAATATAACTTATATTGACATAACCTCCATAAAAAATGAAGTCCGAACTTCATACACAAAGCCAGAAATAAAAACGACAGATATGATAGTGAATAGGGCAAGCACTTTTCATAGtatatatttatctttttttttcatggtgtGTAAAATCACTTTTCCATTTGATGCGCCAATTTTTCAGAATGTGTTTGACAGGCCATATATAATGTGTTTGACACTATATAGTTGTTGACAATGCTGCTCAGGGAATGTTTTGCTTTACAATTGACAAACGGCATCAAGCAAAGGCATTTCAcacattattatttattaaaaaagcgAGTCAATTGTGATAGACAACATATATATCGATAACAAGATGATTATGCGCGTATGTTTATGAGAGTGAGTGTACACACGAgtaccatgtttttttttttaaaaaaaatatcggttgaaaaaaaaaggagagagaaacctAAGCTGGTTGACCACAGAAATACGCCTTCGCCTTCCACGATGGATGGCGTAAAGTCGTGGAGACGCCTTCCAATTCCATGCCTTTTCCAGTGAAACAGCTTCGTGCTCCGCAGCAGCGAAGCTCCAAATCCAAAACCGAAATCCCCAATCCCCCCCATTCCCCGAATTCCCCAATCCATCGCGAATCCGATGAAGAACCCTAACCCTCCTCACCCCAagcactcctcctcctccgccgccgccgccgcgatggcgCCCCGCAAGTCGCGCtggggcccgccgccgcccgccggggagaagggggcgggggcggcgtccACCTCCGCGCGCACCCCGACCCCGACCCCGTCTACGGCCGGCGACCCCAGGCGGCATCCGCCTCCTCCTGGCCCTGGCGCGCGCAACCCCGCcgcgtcgtcggccgccgccttccgtcctccgccgcagccgcagcagcagccgcgggTGGAGACCCCTCCCCCGCCGTCGTACGGCTTCCACAACCTGGACCGCCGCACCATGCTCCTCGCCGACGGCAGCGTGCGCACCTACTTCGCCCTGCCGCCTGATTACCCCTTCGAGCTCACCCCTCTGCCCCAGCTCCCGCACCTCCCGCGCGGGGCCGGCCATGAAGTCTGGCCGCCGcatcacccgccgccgccgccgcagcagcagcagctgcagctggcGCAGCACGACGCCAAGCGGAAGCACCTCGCCGAGCACGACGAGGGCTTCCACAGCAGGCACCCCAAGCAACCCCGGTTCGAGGCGgcaccgccgcagcagcagcagctgccacCGCATGCCGCGGTGGACCGGCACGCGCTCAGGAGGGCGTTTCTCAAGTACGCCAAGATGCTCAACGAGAGCGCGGCGCAGAGGCGGAGCTACCTTGAAGGTGGACGCGTCCCCTGCCTTGCCTGCGGCAGGTTTGGTGATCCCGCATTGCTTGTCACTTCCTTCCTGGCAAGCTTTCTTGTATTGTTTGTAGTCAGGTTCTTGCGCTGGTTTCTTTCCATCGTTGAGCTCGCTCTTACTCTTACTCTTTGACTTGGCATGGCTTTACTGCTTTGctgtttgtttctttttgaCATAAACTGACGTTCATACTATGTTCTGCCTGTCTGAATGGAGATATCCACACCACCGTATTTCATTTTGGTGGAAAATGCTACCCGATAGGACTGTGTTTTTCCATGCTGCTTACTTTGCACGAATTATATAGCTGGGCAATGGATGACTACTCTAGATACCGGTAGTGATACTAGGAATGTTGATGCGAGCTGTAGTTCTAGTATAGCATCATACCCTTATGGTTCCTAAAATTATTTCCCGTTagtcaagattttttttctgtggTAAGAGTTGACATTACTGTGTTCTACTGGACTAGTAATTTGTTACTGCGGCTTATAGAGTTCATTTGTACTTTCGACTGTTTGTGGACCTTGCCCCCACAGCTAACACTTGTGGTTTGTTTTGGCTCTTTCTGGCCTCAGAAGATCAGAGTAAAGTGGTATTTTACTTTTGTGATTAGAATTATAGATAGAACCGAAATGCTTTCTTTTCTATATTCAGTTTAGTAATTTTATGCCACTGTTGTTTGAAATTTATGTTACTGTGAACCTTGTGAGGTATCCATACATAGCTACATTTTTTGAGAGCTGCATTGCTGTGTTAAGAGTTCTGATTCT
Coding sequences:
- the LOC4331688 gene encoding probable serine/threonine-protein kinase PBL16 isoform X1, encoding MSAFLATPNHNQESSLERSEGKANPTKPNQGQGVSSLNSKSQWNLGGRDMEERWPPLHSPLSHSNSSAPLFFFLGGESPKMQSPSERKEKDDSMLPSNAKEVEELRRESARNPLIAFTFEELKRITKNFRQDSLLGGGGFGRVYKGYITSDLREGLTIEEPLRVAVKVHDGDNSFQGHREWLAEVIFLGQLSHPNLVKLIGYCCEDDHRVLVYEFMPLGSVESHLFSRVMVPLPWFTRMKIALGAAKGLAFLHEAEKPVIYRDFKTSNILLDEEYNAKLSDFGLAKDGPVGDKSHVSTRIMGTYGYAAPEYIMTGHLTAMSDVYSYGVVLLELLTGRKSLDKSRPVREQTLADWAFPMLIQKKKVLGIVDPRLAEDYPVKAVQKTAMLAYHCLNRNPKARPLMRDIVATLEPLQQMEEDPSISLVSGTEV
- the LOC4331688 gene encoding probable serine/threonine-protein kinase PBL16 isoform X2, with the translated sequence MGNCWFKGNPYFNRVSSNATKSESPKMQSPSERKEKDDSMLPSNAKEVEELRRESARNPLIAFTFEELKRITKNFRQDSLLGGGGFGRVYKGYITSDLREGLTIEEPLRVAVKVHDGDNSFQGHREWLAEVIFLGQLSHPNLVKLIGYCCEDDHRVLVYEFMPLGSVESHLFSRVMVPLPWFTRMKIALGAAKGLAFLHEAEKPVIYRDFKTSNILLDEEYNAKLSDFGLAKDGPVGDKSHVSTRIMGTYGYAAPEYIMTGHLTAMSDVYSYGVVLLELLTGRKSLDKSRPVREQTLADWAFPMLIQKKKVLGIVDPRLAEDYPVKAVQKTAMLAYHCLNRNPKARPLMRDIVATLEPLQQMEEDPSISLVSGTEV
- the LOC4331689 gene encoding uncharacterized protein; this translates as MKNPNPPHPKHSSSSAAAAAMAPRKSRWGPPPPAGEKGAGAASTSARTPTPTPSTAGDPRRHPPPPGPGARNPAASSAAAFRPPPQPQQQPRVETPPPPSYGFHNLDRRTMLLADGSVRTYFALPPDYPFELTPLPQLPHLPRGAGHEVWPPHHPPPPPQQQQLQLAQHDAKRKHLAEHDEGFHSRHPKQPRFEAAPPQQQQLPPHAAVDRHALRRAFLKYAKMLNESAAQRRSYLEGGRVPCLACGRSSKDFADVHGLVMHAYNPPNVDSFIDHLGLHKALCVLMGWDYTKVPENSKAYQSLLPDLVQASREDLIIWPPTVIIHNTATGRKKDGRAEGLGNKEMDKKISELGFAGGKSKSLYGKEGHLGLTLIKFANSPAGLKEAERLADFLERQDHGRIGWLHARANQSVGSDNSPLLVETDNRTGEKRRILYGYLAISSDMDELDSDSRKRASLKSKREFDPSD